The Ananas comosus cultivar F153 linkage group 4, ASM154086v1, whole genome shotgun sequence region TACATCGTGCTATTGTATGGTTTTATATGTCCAGATGTTGTCTTGTAAACTTCTAATGGTTAAATCTGGAAAAGAAGAACTTAAATTTCAGCCAGAAGAACTGAAAAGGAAAAGGATTTTATAGAGGTATTGGTTGATGTGGGATAAGCTTGTTTggaagtatttaaaactttgtACTGGATTGAGATAGATTCCTACTTAATTATGAGCACACTTCTAAAAGAAAGATGATTGGTTTATCATGTTCTTAATATGGTCTTGATGTGTTGATTAATAGAGTTCATGATTTCTCGGCCTTGAATCACATTTAGTTGCATCTTTCGCTCTTTTtgccatcttcttcctcaagtCTTTTTTCTACTCCTCTCTTTCAGTTCTCTCTTCCTTTACTACCTACCAGCCTATCCTCCAATGATTCATCTCATTTGTTTACTTTTTTCGCTAATTTTGTTCTTCACTTGTTTTGTTGATTAACATGCAGTGTGTGATGGAACTTTCTTTCCCTCCCTTCTCAACGAGATGTCGGCTGTTGTCGGTTGCTTTAACGAGCGTGCGAAGAACTTGCTCGAATTGCACTTAGCATCCGGCTTTCGAAAGTACGTTCTATGGTTCAGAAGCAAGTCTCACCGAAATCATGGAACAATGGTCCAAGAAGGCAAAGACTTGGTCACCTATGCAATTATTAACTCAATTGCCATGAGGAAAATTTTGAAGAAGTATGACAAAGTATGCTCCTTCACTCTTTTGCTCAAATTTCATTGCCTTCTTCGAGCTAGCTTATGGAATGGCTTCTTTGCTCCAAAAAAGCAGTGGCTAAGAGTTTGGCAAATGAAAATTCCTAAGCTTTTGTTGTGGCAAGAAACTACAATAAGTTTTTGGACTGTAAAAGTAGAAGCttcaatttaaaacttttactGTAATGAAAAGATGTTTGGCAAAGTTTACTACATGTTTGGTTCTTCTTTTGTTGCTGCTTTTTCTGCAAGAACCTCTAGTAAAGCAATTGACAAAAAGAATAGTTTAAAACCTCCCTCGTTGTGTGAAGCAAGAACATGATTCCAAACCTCAAAAGCAAAGCTTCAACGTAAAGCTTCTGCTGTTGCTATAGAGAAAAGCTATTGGGACGATTTTACATATATTGCTTCTTCTACTCACACTACTCAAATGACTCGTAATCTAACAACACTATGCTTCTTTGAACATCTCTGTAGTTTTTATTCAATGGCTTCTACTTAATAAGGTTATTCATTTTACAGATTCATTACTCAAAGCAAGGGCAGGCATTTAAAGCAAAAGCTCAAAGCCTGCACATTGAGATCCTTCAATCGCCATGGCTCTGTGAGTTGATGGCCTTCTATATCAACTTGAGGCAAAGCAAGACCAATAACAAGGCGGTCATGGAGCTTTTTGGTGATTGCTCACTCACTTTCGATGGTGAGAAGCCCATTTTATCTTGCAACCTTTTTGACTCTATGAAGGTGGAGATCGACTTGACATGCTCCATTTGTTTGGTAagtttttcctttgttttttctgtttttgaggTAGATATACCTCTCTTTTCTTGCTAGACTATGTATTTTTCGTTAGTAAAATATAGAAGCCCCTAGCTTTAGATGACTTGCTAATGTAAATAATATCGCACTTTACTTAGATTATGTGCTTTTTCATTCCTTAGGTTGTTCTTATTAGTACAAATTGCATGTGAATTTACTTTGTCTAGTGATAATTAGTCCAAGAACATTTTTTGTGGCAATGTTTAACACAGGACTTGTCAATTGTTTCTGAGTAAGTTCCAAATTTGCTTGATTATACCATGGTTTTGATTTCTTCTTATTACAGGAAACCGTATTTGATCCTGTTTCTCTCACTTGTGGCCATATATTCTGCTATATGTGCTGTTGTTCTGCTGCATCTGTA contains the following coding sequences:
- the LOC109708480 gene encoding probable E3 ubiquitin-protein ligase BAH1-like 1 produces the protein MKFAKKYEEYMQGREKELPVVGLKKLKKMLKRCRRELQTHQEEGEEERGGGVNCRSGGVGSDGVGCPGHCPVCDGTFFPSLLNEMSAVVGCFNERAKNLLELHLASGFRKYVLWFRSKSHRNHGTMVQEGKDLVTYAIINSIAMRKILKKYDKIHYSKQGQAFKAKAQSLHIEILQSPWLCELMAFYINLRQSKTNNKAVMELFGDCSLTFDGEKPILSCNLFDSMKVEIDLTCSICLETVFDPVSLTCGHIFCYMCCCSAASVTIVDGLKVADPKEKCPLCRREGVYAGAVHLDELNILLRHSCPDYWEQRLQTERVERIRQAKEHWESQCRAFMGI